Within Leptospira limi, the genomic segment ATGGCGAGTAAGCGTTTTAAAAAATAGAGATCAGATACCTCAACCACTGCTAGCCCCAGTAGTAAAGCGGACTCAGTTAAACAAATTTTTTTTAATTCTGAATCGGATAACAACAAATCAAAACTATCTCTGTCACCCCGGGAGATAGCAGAACACAAACTGCGAAGCCGAATATTGGATTTTGATTTCAATGCGAAATCGATTATGTTTTGGATCATACCCATATCGTATCACTTTTCCTCGTTTGTTTGCTTGTAAAAATGAGACATTTTTTCAAATTCGGCAAACCAATCTTTTGGGATCGTTCCCGAATTTCGTTTAAAATCATGATTGAAATGGGACTGGTCTGCGTATTCAAAATTCTGTGCTATATCGGTTAGACGAAGATTTGGATTGTTTGTTTGGTAATGTTCGGGATTCCTTACAAGTGATAACACACGATGGACAGATCGGTATTCGGATGGATTGAGTCCCACCACTTCTTGGAATTTTCGTTCCAATTGTTTTCTTGAGATGCCTAATTTTTTTGTAACCGAATTGATTCTGGTTTTGGGATTAGTTAGTTCCATAAGGGCAAATCTAACATAAGTCGGAACTTCTGTTTGTTTCCCAGGAAAATTCTTTAAATACTCCGACAAAGATTGGATGATATCCGTTTCCTTCATTTTTGCTCCTTGGAACCTTTTCACCAATCCAGCGTTATACGGAATTTCCGGAAATTGATTTTTTAAATTTAGACCTTGTTTAGAAAAGAGTGCATAGAGAGATGCCACATAAAAACGGATGGAAACTAAGTTTAACTGAGATGGAGAGAGAACACGCCACCTTCTTGTTTGTGGACCAACCAGATGGGATTTAGGCAATAATAAGGTTTCTCCCGATTCTGTTTCTACCATCGGTGGCTCTCCCAAATGAAAAACCATCTCACATTCGTAAGACGGTATGATCCAAGGTAATTCGATTGATTTTACCTCCCTCCAAACCCAAAACTCTTTGATAAAAGATTCCCATTCAGAAGGAGGTTTTATAAATAGAATGTCCACGAATTGGTTCCTAGTGTTTCTCTTTTTATTATCCTATTTCCATCGACTCATACGAAGGGCATTGAAGACAACGGACACAGAACTAAACGCCATGGCAGCACCACTCACCCATGGAGCAAGTAAACCAGAAGCAGCAATCGGAATTCCAAGTAAATTATATCCAAGTGCCCAACCAAAATTTTGGCGGATATTTAAAACTGTATCCTTTCCGATTTTGATCAAATCCATAATCCTTTGGATATCACCATTCACAAGGACAACATCCGCCGTACTGATGGCAATGTCTGATCCGGTTCCCATCGCAATACCGACACCAGCAGAAGCAAGTGCAGGAGCATCATTGATCCCATCTCCCACCATTGCACTATGGATATTGGAATCCTTCAGTTGTTTTATGATCTTTGCTTTTTCTTCAGGTAACAAACTCGAATACACAGCAGTGATCCCCACTGATTTAGCGACTTTATTGGCAGCTGTTGGATTGTCTCCCGTTAGAAGGACGGGTTCTACTCCAATGGAACGTAAGTCGTCAATCGCTTGTTTTGCGGATTCACGGATTTGGTCTTCGATGCGAAAAACGATCATACCATCGATTTTCCCTTTGATTCCAACAAACACCAAACTCACACCTTCACGGATCCATTCTTCGACACTAGTATTAATGCTGTCTGGGATAAAAAACCCCTTTTCTTCCACAAACGATTGTTTTCCGGCATAATATACATAACCTTCAATTTCGGTTTGAATTCCTCCACCAGGAGAAGTGATCGTTTTTACGATCCCAAGATCGACAGATCGATAGTCCTTCTCTTTTCCAAAAGCCAAAATGGCTTTTGCTAAAGGGTGATCAGATGTTTCTTCCATTGCAAGCACATGCCCAAAAACTAAAGATTTTTGATCTTCCGATATCCCAGATGTGAGAACACCTGTTATCTTAGGTTTTCCTTCCGTGAGAGTTCCCGTTTTATCAAAAAAGATCATATTGATCTTTGATACTGATTCCAACGCCTCTGCACTACGAAAGAGTACCCCGCGTTTGGCAGCTCTTCCCGTTCCAACAAGGAGTGAGATCGGAGTTGCAAGACCAAGTGCACAAGGACATGCAATGACAAGGATGGCAATACTTGTTTCAATCGCCTTTGTGATCTCACCCGGCGCCAGAACAAAGTACCAAACAAGAAAGTCTAGGACACTAAGGGCAATAACAACTGGTACAAAGTAAGCTGATATCTGGTCTGCAATCCTTTGGATGGGAGCTTTGGTTCCAAGAGATTCCTCTACCGATTTGATGATATGGGATAAAGTGGTATCATTTCCTACCTTCATGGCTTTCACAACGAGTGAGCCGTTCCCATTCACTGTTCCACCAAGGATTTTATCTCCTAGTTTTTTCTCCACTGGCATACTCTCACCGGTTAACATGGATTCATCGGCAAAACTTTCTCCTTCCTTTACAATCCCATCCATTGGAAATCTTTCCAGAGCTTTGACTAGAACCAAGTCCCCTTGTTTTAGGTATTCATTGGGAACTTCTGTCCAAACTCCGTTTGATTTCACTGTAGCAGTTTCTGGACGAAGTGAAAGTAATGCTTTTATCCCATCACTACTTTTCCCTTTCGCCATATGTTCAATCCACTTACCACCTAATATAAATGTGATGAGGACAGCTGAAGTCTCAAAATATAAATCTTTTCCAAAGATACTATATCCATAAGCCGCCGACGTTCCAATCACCACAAGTACATCCATATTCGCTGTTCCATTGCGAAGTGCACGGTAAGCAGATTGATAAAATGGAAACCCTATCAAAAATTGAACAGGAGTTGCGATGATCATCTGCACCCATCGGTCCATCAAAATATGGGGCATTGGTAAAAAGGATAAAAATTGGAAATGAGTCACCATTCCATAAAACAGAGGAAGTGAAAAAAGTGTAGAAAGGATAAATCGAATTTTTAAAACCCGAATGTGATCTTTCTGTTTTTTTTCTGTTTCTGATTGTTTGTTTGGATCATGTTCCGTTGCTTGGTAACCGAGAGACTCCACTGTTTTTAAGAGTGTATCAACTGGTATTTGTTCTTCTGCTCTTAGGAAAACCGATTCACGAGCAAAATTGACTCTCACTTCAGATACACCGGGGAGTTTGGAAAGGCCCTTCTCAATTCGAAGGGCACAATTCGCACAGGTCATACCAAAGAGATCTAACGTATGTTCTGTGGTTTTATTTAACGTTTCCAAGTGTATAACCATCCTCACTCAAACGGTTTCGAAGTTTTTCCAACTCCTCTTCTGTTAGAGTTTCATTCACTGATACAATTTCGTGATCTACATCAGCAGTTGCTTTTTTGCCATTTTCGGCAAAAATTTTTTCTACAGTCATCTTACAATGATTACAAGTCATTCCTTCTATTTCATAATTAACCATGGTGGTGCTCCTTCTTCTCTTCTTTCATTTCATTTAATGGCAGTTTGTATTTTACCTCTGCCCCTTTTTGTCCTTTCCAAACAGGAGAAAGAAGTAACTCTCCTTCTGTTAGTGTGACCCCTTTTGGTAATTCACAGTAAAAGTGATCTGGGTGACCAGTACACTTCAGTCTGACTTCTTTGCCAGCATTCACAATAGTAGCACTGACATTCGAATTTTTGGAAGTCTGATTTTCAAAGTTGATATCCAAAAGATACACTTTAAAGCCGAGATTCTGGTAGGCCAAAACTTCGGTGTGAAATGCTCCAGGCATCCTGATTACACCTCCATTTGGACCTGGTTTGTGTTCTCCGTGCGCGGCGATGGGTTGGATCGCTAGAAACGCAGAAAAAACAGTGATTTTGATTAGATTTTTCATTGTTTTTATGTTAACTCCTTTGTTATCATGAATCCCAGTGTAAACCTTCCAATCGTTGGAAGGTCAATAGGCGATTTCGTTTTTTTTACGTTTTTTTTAAAAAAAATTTTAGGAGGAAAATTGTGAATATTGGAGAACTTTCCAAATCATCTGGAGTCTCATCCAAACTCATTCGCCATTACGAAAGTATTGGGCTTATCCCAGAGACAAGAAGGAATGATAATGGTTATCGATTGTACACGGACGATGACGTACACTATGTACGATTCATCAAACGATCAAGAGAACTTGGATTTTCGTTGGAAGACATTAAAAGTTTGTTAGGGCTTTGGAAAAACAAATCCAGAAGTAGCAGACAAGTGAAACAACTTGCCGAAAAACACCTTGAATATCTCAATTTAAAATTAAAACAAATCAAAGATATGGCAGATACATTAAAACATTTGGTCCACAATTGCCATGGTGACCATAGACCCGACTGCCCTATCCTAAAAAATTTAGAAATGAATTAGAGAAAAATTACATTGATTGTTTGATGGCATCTGCAATCAAACGATTTGCTTTTTCATTGAAGTGGATGTCTTCTTTTTGCAAAAGTTGATTTTGATTTCTAAAAATTTCACGCATATCAATCAATTGTATCTGGTTTGATTCGCTAAAAGTTCGTAATGCGAGAATGAATTCCGAATCCCCAACCAACCATTTTCTATCCATTGAGAATCCAATTTTTTCATACACAGCAAATCGTTTTGGATCAAATTCCACATCGAGTGGGATATAAATCATTGTAAACTTCTTATGATTTGTTTGTAAGTCTGAAAACAAATGTAACAAAATACGTTTCCATTTTTGGAAATTTTGATTGGATACTGAATTCACATCCAAGGATTCTTTGAAATAATTTGGACTGATGGAATATAAAGTTCGAAAGGAAGGAAATGTTTCCTCTCCCGTTTCTTCTTCATTGGAAGGTGGAGGACTTTGTTCTGATTGGTAATTGGTATTAGCAAACTTTTGAATCTCAATTTCCATTCTCTTTTGCACTGAATCAAAATATTGTTTTTTCAATACGAGCCAAGTGTAATTAGGGAGAAACAATCCCAAAACTTTTGTGGTCCATTTTTGTTTGTCTACAAAGTGGATATAATCAGGTGTCTCTCCTGTTTCATAAATATCATTGCCATACACAACTAGATATACATGTTCAAAAGGAATATGGTCTTTGATCTCTTGAAACATTGCATATTCATTTTCCAAGGTAAACCCAGGCATACTTACATTTGTCCATTGGCAGTTTGTTTCTCGATTTAGAATTTCCGAAAAAGTATCCTTCCAAAAAATACCAGAACCAAACGTTTGTGAATCTCCTAAAAATAATTCGTGGCAATTTGATTTGTCTTTTACAGTCGATTCACGAATTCCAAATTTCCCAATTTTACCAGGTTCCGGTACACCCTTTCTAAAAAATGGAATTGTTTGCTCTTTGGGATAATGGAAATATCCATAAGGCAAATTGTATTGGAATTGATTTTGGTCGAGCCAACGTAGTCCAAAAAATAGTACGACCATCACAGAAAGGAATAATCCCAGTTTTGACCAAGAACTTGATTTTGATTGAGGATCTACTTTTTTCATTGATGATACTTTGAATTGATTTAATTGTGTTAGTTTCGATTGCAAATGATCCATTCTAAAAAAGCAATAGGTTTCTTATATGGAGTTGGTTTTTTAGCCATCCTTTACATTTTCTTCAAAACAATTCCAACGATATCATTTTCCGATTTTTCCTTGTTTGAATGGCAATTGAAACAAGTTTTGAAAGGCTCTTTACATCTACCTTATCCTTTTATCACCACTGACCCGAACTTAGAATTTTTCCCCTTACCGAATGTATTCTTTCACCTAACAAATACCAACATCGATTCAACGTTTCCCAATTTATATCCCATCTTATTTTCTCCTTTTTATTGGATCGGAGGAAAAACAGGGATACAATTGATCCAACTCATCCTTTTCTTTTGGGCGATATGGCTCTTTTTTTCAATCAAACGAGACCATATACTCACTCTTATTCTTTTGTTTGGGTCTTCGATCTCGATTTATACCAATTTAATCCACGATTCAATTTTTATATTTTTCTTAGAAGTTCTCTTATTGTATAATCTCCAAAGACAAAACGTTACCTTCGCATCCTTACTGAGTTTGTTTTTAGTTTGGATGAGACCGGAATTTATTTTTGTCATTTGTTTACTTCCCTCTTATTTTGAATGGAAAAACATTTGGAAACAATACTTAATGTGGTTTGGTTTCTTTCTTTTTATTTTTCTCACTACCAATTTTATTTTATATTCTACCGTTTTACCCCTTCGGCTTTTTAAAAACTCCACATACCATTTGAACTCGGAAATCGTTGTTTATTTATTTCGATTGTTAATCGAACAAATCCCGGCATTCACTATATTTTTAATTTTAAGTGTTATTTCTGTTTTCCGAAAACAATTCAAATTACAATTTTTTATTTTAATTCTTTTTACTTGTGTGATCATACTATCCTCACCTAACACAGGAGGACACAATACACCTAGATATCTATTTTGTTTAGTTCCTTTTTACGTTCTGTCACTCCATTCCAATCTTTACGAAACATTACATCGAAATAATTTTGGTATCCTTATGGTATTACTCCTCACGATCTATTCTATCTACCAATGGCAATACCAAACAAAAGAATTGATTAAAATTTCAAAATTCCAATCCAATACATTGGTATGCTTAAACCAAATCCCTGAACAAACAATTGTATTTAATAATTCTGATTTTTCTTTTGTTGCCTTACCACTCAACGAACAAAACAAGAACCTATTTTTACTAAAGGAAAATCCAGAAGAGAATGCCTTTAGTTCATTTTTGGCTGGGAACCACATCCATTCCTTTGCGTTTGTCGAATTACCTCCATCACCCTATGCAATTCCCAATCCACTTGTGATTCCCAACTGTGACAACAATTGCCAATTCCGCATTGTGGACCAATACCCATTACCAAATGCAATGTTGCCAATTATGGTAACAAGTTTCCAAAGGGTATTCCCATGAAATTAATTTCTCGCTTGATTTCTGAAAAGAGACAACCCATCCTTTACCAGGTAAAAAAATGACTCAATCGAAACAATGCCCTAGCTGTGGTAGCACCAATATTTATCAAGAATCTGCAACCGTTTATCGGTGTTCTGATTGTTTCGACAAACTGCCATCAGGTGCCATTTACGACTCACCACCTCCGAAAGTTTATGGAACGCAAAAAAATTCAGATCCAACTAATTTTACAAAGTACAAATACATCATCATTTCTGTCGTTGTTGGGTGGATGATCCTTGGGAGTACATTCACTGCGTTATTCCAAAACATCACAACAACTTCTACGCAAGTAGACGAGAGTCAAAACACCATCATCGATCCAAACAACAATGCATCAGAATTCCATCCAGAAGGTGATTTTTATTACACAAATGAATTACCAGATACCATTGGAAATTCATACTTTGTAGGAACCTTTACCAATACGAGTGGATCTACCATACTCATGCCAAAATTCACTGTGACCTTATTCAATGAGGATGGGTCAACTATTGGCTCCAGTGATGGATATGGTGAAAAAAATCTAATCGCAAATAATGAATCTGTTATATTTGAAGTTTTGTGGTCCAAAATTCCAAAATACCATCATTACGAAATTTCAGTTACCGCATCAACTCATGAGGGAGATTTGAATCGACCCGATTTGATTCTAAAATCGATAGAACTAAAAAAAATAAAAAACAAAGGTACACTCCTAACGGGGAAAATCCAAAACCAAGGGACTTCCATTGCCAACTTTACTCGCATCAAATGTTTAATTATTGGAAGTGATAATTTGGTGAGTGATTATGGAACAGTTGTTTTAGAAAAAGAAGATTTTTTACCAAAGGAAACACAAAAGTTTTCCTTTGAATTTTACCGAACGAATGAATTCCCAACTTTATACTATTGTGAATCAGATGGCATGAATCAAGAAACAGGTGCAAACTAATCCCATTGTTTGTGAAGGACTTGGTAAAAGTTTTCGATGGATTTGTCTAAATTATGAGAACGCCAATAAGGATTATTTTCTAGAGAGATTTGCACATGTTTGACAACACTTCGAATGAAACTGGTTCTGTCGATTTTTGATCCACTTTCAAGTTTTTCAAATGTCGTTTGTCTGGCAGATAACTCTTTTTTCAGTGCAGAAGATATAACCAACACCGCATCATCTGTTGTTAGGCGGTGCTCCATCACAAGTAACTCGGCCGCTTCTTTGATCAATTTGATTTGGCGATTGCTTACAGACATAGGTAAGAAGCTATTCCAACAATTTGAATCCTAAAAAACAAGACAGAATTTGTCATTTGTCATGAAAAATTCTTTCAAATTTTCCAATACAGAAAAAAAAGAGAGAACATTGGCAGTAGTGATTCAAATCAAAAACGAAGATATTTCTTTCGATGGGTTGAGTGGGTTTCGTGAAAGGATTATGTCTACCATTCAAAATTCGAAAGAAGATGTTCAACTCGATTTTTCGGAGATCACTATGTCCTTGGATAGTGCAACCATCGGTGAATTGATGAAATACCACGCCGCACTTGAATCTCAAAATCTTCAATTAAAACTCTCTGGAGTTAATAAATTGATTCGAACTGTCTTCCGGCTCAACAAACTCGATACCATTTTACATTTAATCGATTAATCTACGGAAACGTACGAATTGAACCGAACATTTCTTCTTTAGCCGAATACTAACTTGTAAGAGTATGAAATTTGATTCCGTCATACTCGTTATGAAGCGAACATTTTTTCTATTTCTGATTTCCATTCTGCTCTTTAACAGTTGCGAAAAAAAAGAACCAACCTCTTATTTATGGCTCTTGGCACTTCTAGGATCAAACTCATCTCAAAATTCAAATTCAATTCCTGAAACTCCAAATCCCATCCAAGATCCAACAGTTCCCACAACAATCCATCTTACCATACTTACTCCACCTTCCACAGACGAACTTTGTCCGATGTATGGTGGAGTCTTTATCCAATACAAAAAAGGAGATCTTAAAACTTGTGCTCCTAATGAATTGAATGCAAATTGTGTTACGTTTTTATACAATGAAGATGGTTCCATCAAAACCACTGATCCTAGAAGTTTTGTTGGTCTTTCAATGGTGGAAGAACTAGAAGTACCTGCTGAAACGTATCCATTGAACTCCAAATCAAATTTGATCTGTTTTCGCCAAGAGTTCCCAAAAGACAAAGAACATGTCGAAATGTATAGTTTCCAATTGCAAACGAACAAATTAAAAAATATCCAATGTGAAACAAGTTGGAGTGAAAATCAATGTATTGATTTTTTTCCCATTTTTGGAAGAGCAGAATTTTTAATGCCGAAGGAATTTCCAATCCTTCCTAACGATGGTGATGGACATGCAGGATCACATACTCTCTTATTAAAATTTATCACCGAGGATTCCCTTTTTACAACCTGTACATTCTTTGGGAATGAACATCGTAAATTGGAAGGGTATGCAGAGAATGCATACATCGCTGGTAACCTTCAGAATGGAAGTGATCTTGGGAGTTGCAAACAATGTGAAACCAATTATTGTGGCACCACTAATCCAAACACAGGCCAACTTTATGATAGTAATCCCATCAACGTATTTCCTATTCCTGTAGGTACTTTGGTTACCATCCAAAAGGAATTGATTTTACAAGTGGTGAAAGGACAGGGCCCAGGCAAACACAGTGTTCGATGGAATATCAATGGATTCAACCAATGGATCCTTTCGAATCAAATGCCTATCTTTTTATCGAATAGTAATGTATTAATTGCATTTCTATTACCAATCTTAATCACAATGTTAGTGGTTGTAATAAAATTGCAAAAACGCCATAGACATAAACACTAAAAAAACTCCAACTTATGATTAGTTCATAGGTTGGATTGGTAAAGCAATTTGAAAGGCTACTTTGGTTTTCGGATTCCCATTCCAATCCAAATGGTCTTTCACATTAAAAATAGAAATTTTGCCATTATGTTTTTTGATGCAGGTATCAACATAACTCAATCCTAAGCCAAAGTCTAGAGTTCCATACTGTTCAAAAACATTTTTCGATAACCGATAAAATGGCTCAAAAATCAAATGCTCTGATTGAATTGGTATGCCAATCGTACCATCAAAATTTGGGATTGGTTCATTATATACAGCACATTTAAACCAATCCTGTTCCACTTTAATGATAACTGTTACAGTGGAATTTGGCACAGAGAATTTACAAGCATTTGTCATAATCTCTATAAATGATGTTTTAATACAGATTTCATTTACTAATAAAAATTTCACTGAATGGTTTTGATTGATCTCGCTGATAATAACATTGTGATTTTGAATTTTCAGAATGTATGAAATTTCTACGAGCCAAGTTTTTAATTCATGGTATAACTCTTGGATTGTGTATTTTTTTAGTGGTACATCTGAGCTTATCAATGAATCAATTTCCGCAAATTGATTTACAGACTTCTCTGCCATATCTGCATTTATTTGGATTAATTCCATTAACTCTGATTCGATTTTGTAAAATTTTCCATCGAACTCACTAGTATCTCGAATCATCTTTAAGATTGAAACCAAAGCACCAAATCCAGCACCTTGGCAAAAACTATGTTTTAAACTTTCAAATAGATTTTGGTTCTGTCTTTTGAATTTCCCTACAGATCCCATCTTTTCTTTCCATTGGATCCATTCCAGCTGGCCTTCTAATCTCAATTGTTGTTCTTTACGTGAGATTGTTTCAACACGTTTCATTCCGTAAAACTCTAATGCACGTTTTACTTTGATTGCGATTTCAAAATCTTGAATTGGTTTTATGATATAATCAAAAATCCCTAATTTCATCACTTTCACTATAAATTTTGGATCTGTATTTCCTGTGATCATAATGATAACAGGCTCAACATCATATGCATTTAAAGCGGTAATCAATTCTTCGCCATTCAATCCAGGCATTTCATGATCTGTAATGACAACAGGAAATGGATATTCTTGAAAATACTGCAAAGCAAGTTTGCCATCTTTTGCATGAACTACTTGGTAACCAAGTTCAGTAAGTTGCTTTTTTAAATAATAACCTAAAACTGCATCATCTTCTGCAACTAATATACGTTTCCCTTCCAAAATGGATCCTTTCTCCAACTCGATCCAATGAATCGGTTATGAGTCTATGAAAGTTATCTGGACCAGCATTTTATCAATGAAAACGAAAAGCTCGTACATTAACTAGTGTAATGCTTAAGAATGATTCTAAGTATACATTAGTTTTTTTCTTCTTAAGTATTTTAAAATTTCTGAATACAGTAACAAAACCACTGTTCCGTGAAAGGAAAATAAGTAAACATGAAACGGTAAAGGAGCAAAATAATAAATCGAACTTAAGGAAGTATAAAAAAATAAATAACATAATAGAAAAGAAAATCCAATTCCAAACCATATGATTTGATTTGAAAATAAATTCATTTGAAACACAGACTCAGTTTTAGATCTTTTACTTAAAACATTAGCAATTTGTACTGTAATTGTAGGAAAAAAGAATGCTGTTAATGATTGTAAATATTCAGGACTTGCTTTTGTCATATTCAATCCTTCTGGTGAAGTTGGCATCACACCACCACACTCTGTATACACGAAGTAAAAATAAGTACTAATACAAGCACCGAATAAGATCATTCCTTCTTTCAAATATGATCTGAGTATAAATCCTAGAGAAATTAATTTTTCATTTCGATTTCGCGGAGCCCGGTTCATAATTCCTTTTTCTGGAGGTTCTGATCCAAGTCCCATAGCTGGGATTAAGTCGGTCCCCACATCCACAGCAAGGACTCCCATCACTGTCATTAATAAAGGAAACCCTGGGAACATGGCCCAAAGTAAAAATGGAATTAATTCTTGTGGGTTAGAATTTAAAACATAAGCAGAGAATTTTCGTATATTATCGAATACACCTCTACCTTCTTCAATTGCGGATACAATGGTTGCAAAATCATCATCCACAATGATCATCCTTGCTGCTTCTTTCGCAACTTCCGTTCCTCTTTTCCCCATTGCAATTCCAATATCTGCTTTTTTCAAAGCGGGTCCATCGTTGACTCCATCTCCAGTGACCGCGACAATTTCACCTAACTCTTGCAATATGGTCACAATTCTTAATTTTTGAGACGGAGAGACACGTGCAAAAATTGGTTCTCCTTTTCTCACCCACTCCCTCAAACTTGTATCAGACATTTGATCCAACTGGACACCTGTTATTACAACAGGTTTATCTCCCCCAATTCCTATGGAGTGACCAACCGATTCCGCAGTCAAAGGATGATCTCCCGTGATCATGAGAATCCGAATCCCTGCTGTATGGCATTTTTTTATGGCTTCAGGTACCTTAGGCCGGATTGGATCTGCCAAACTACAATGGCCTAAATACACCATATTGGATTCAACATCCGATTCAGTTAATGAATCCAACGAATCAATGTTATTTGTGTACAGTTTATAAGAGAACGCTAAGATTCTATTTCCTAGTCTTGCCGAAGCATCGGAAGCAGTTTGTAATTTTTTCCTTTTCTCATCATCCAAAGGAACAACACTTCCATTTTCATAAACATGAGAACAAATTGAGAGAATTTCTCCAGGTCCTCCTTTTGCAAATGCTGTTGTAAAATTTTCTTTTGTTAGGATCACACTCATTCGTTTGCGAACAGAATCAAATCCATTGGTTAATATTCTTTTTCCAGATGTATTTACAATTCTTCCTGATGCCAAATACAACAAAGCTAACTCAGTTGGATCACCTAAAGGATTTGGTTCAAGCGAAGCATTATTACAATAATAACCACATTCGATTAATAATTGACTTCCTTCTAGTTTTGTTAAGTCATCAGGAGAAACATTCTTCGAATCAAAATAAACTTCAACAACACGCATTTGATTCTGAGTGAGTGTACCGGTTTTGTCGGAACAAATCACTGTTGTACAACCCAAGGTTTCCACACTCGACAAATCTTTTAGAATCGCATTTCGTTTTGCCATTCGTGAGACACCCAATGCAAGAGACAAAGTCACAGTAGGCAGTAATCCTTCAGGGACGTTTGCAACGAAGATCCCAATAAAAAATAAAAATGCTTGGACAAAACTAAGTCCAGCAACCCAATACCCAAGGATTAAAAAGATCACTCCAATGCTAAATGCAAATAATGAAATCGAAATGACAGTTTGTCTTAATTGGATTTGAAGTGGACTTTCGACTCTTTTAATTTTAGAAGTGAGTCCCGCAATTTGACCGATCT encodes:
- a CDS encoding hybrid sensor histidine kinase/response regulator, with amino-acid sequence MEKGSILEGKRILVAEDDAVLGYYLKKQLTELGYQVVHAKDGKLALQYFQEYPFPVVITDHEMPGLNGEELITALNAYDVEPVIIMITGNTDPKFIVKVMKLGIFDYIIKPIQDFEIAIKVKRALEFYGMKRVETISRKEQQLRLEGQLEWIQWKEKMGSVGKFKRQNQNLFESLKHSFCQGAGFGALVSILKMIRDTSEFDGKFYKIESELMELIQINADMAEKSVNQFAEIDSLISSDVPLKKYTIQELYHELKTWLVEISYILKIQNHNVIISEINQNHSVKFLLVNEICIKTSFIEIMTNACKFSVPNSTVTVIIKVEQDWFKCAVYNEPIPNFDGTIGIPIQSEHLIFEPFYRLSKNVFEQYGTLDFGLGLSYVDTCIKKHNGKISIFNVKDHLDWNGNPKTKVAFQIALPIQPMN
- a CDS encoding HAD-IC family P-type ATPase, whose translation is MLLEYLNVDSIQILNDSKTWDDVHTALLSKIRELEIQEEIQFHFHSIPNQTFESIGQSILIPHFRSKKIKTPELFLFVIPKGISVGEQNIRLVLFQMIPENLPSLHLRLLHGLSSLLPQIFDELMVCKKEAEVLDVVQRGEVNMKPSYKNLNQAQIAFELQTDIELGLTEKEAKVRLQTFGKNVIEKEKSVPMIWKFIKSFFNLFAVLLWVATGLCFVPGVDMPELGVAIFIVVLINGIFSFFQESKSDHAVEALRKLLANECPVIRDGKIVTIPADEIVPGDLIVLAEGDIVPADCRIIESEDVEVDNSSLTGESTSARRYKSEGEIVLEGKFLWLEMPNILFAGSSLIKGKTKAVVFGTGQSTEIGQIAGLTSKIKRVESPLQIQLRQTVISISLFAFSIGVIFLILGYWVAGLSFVQAFLFFIGIFVANVPEGLLPTVTLSLALGVSRMAKRNAILKDLSSVETLGCTTVICSDKTGTLTQNQMRVVEVYFDSKNVSPDDLTKLEGSQLLIECGYYCNNASLEPNPLGDPTELALLYLASGRIVNTSGKRILTNGFDSVRKRMSVILTKENFTTAFAKGGPGEILSICSHVYENGSVVPLDDEKRKKLQTASDASARLGNRILAFSYKLYTNNIDSLDSLTESDVESNMVYLGHCSLADPIRPKVPEAIKKCHTAGIRILMITGDHPLTAESVGHSIGIGGDKPVVITGVQLDQMSDTSLREWVRKGEPIFARVSPSQKLRIVTILQELGEIVAVTGDGVNDGPALKKADIGIAMGKRGTEVAKEAARMIIVDDDFATIVSAIEEGRGVFDNIRKFSAYVLNSNPQELIPFLLWAMFPGFPLLMTVMGVLAVDVGTDLIPAMGLGSEPPEKGIMNRAPRNRNEKLISLGFILRSYLKEGMILFGACISTYFYFVYTECGGVMPTSPEGLNMTKASPEYLQSLTAFFFPTITVQIANVLSKRSKTESVFQMNLFSNQIIWFGIGFSFLLCYLFFYTSLSSIYYFAPLPFHVYLFSFHGTVVLLLYSEILKYLRRKKLMYT